A genomic stretch from Nerophis ophidion isolate RoL-2023_Sa linkage group LG14, RoL_Noph_v1.0, whole genome shotgun sequence includes:
- the exosc4 gene encoding exosome complex component RRP41 produces the protein MAGLELLSDQGYRLDGRKAPELRKVQARMGVFAQADGSAYLEQGNTKALAVVYGPHEMRGSRSRTLHDRAVINCQYSMATFSTSERKRRPHGDRKSTEMSLHLKQTFEAAVMTQLYPRSQIDIYVKILQSDGGNYSVCVNAATLAVIDAGIPMLDYVCACTVGFVDETPLADLCYAEESGGVSSLALALLPRSGQIALLQMDARLHQDHLETMIDTAMKACKGMSKVLDQVVRQHLQEVSLISQISQI, from the exons ATGGCGGGTTTGGAGCTTCTGTCTGACCAAGGCTACCGTCTGGATGGAAGAAAAGCCCCTGAACTCCGCAAGGTTCAGGCCCGCATGGGTGTGTTCGCCCAGGCCGATGGTTCTGCGTATTTAGAGCAGGGAAACACCAAAGCTTTGGCTGTTGTGTACGGGCCGCATGAA ATGCGAGGCTCCCGCAGTCGGACCCTTCACGATCGGGCTGTCATCAATTGCCAGTACAGCATGGCCACCTTCAGCACGTCGGAGAGGAAGAGGAGGCCACATGGCGATCGCAAGTCCACCGAGATGAGTCTTCACCTCAAGCAGACCTTCGAAGCCGCTGTGATGACCCAGCTCTACCCTCGCTCCCAAATAGACATTTATGTAAAg ATTCTACAGTCAGATGGAGGTAACTACAGCGTCTGTGTCAACGCCGCCACCCTTGCCGTCATCGACGCCGGCATCCCCATGTTGGACTACGTATGTGCTTGCACCGTCGGCTTTGTGGACGAAACACCCCTTGCAGATCTTTGCTACGCCGAGGAAAGCGGTGGGGTTAGCTCTCTGGCTTTGGCGCTGCTGCCCCGAAGCGGGCAGATTGCTCTACTGCAAATGGACGCCCGTCTGCATCAGGACCACTTGGAAACCATGATCGATACTGCCATGAAAGCTTGCAAGGGCATGAGCAAGGTGCTGGACCAGGTGGTGCGTCAACACCTCCAAGAGGTCTCACTGATATCACAAATATCACAAATATAG